GAAGTGCAAAATGGAACAAAGAGAAAGGGGGGTACCCAAAGATGCGAGATCTCAATTAATTTTTGCAAGAGAGAAAGCTGGTGAGCAGGTGGAGACATGAAACGGAGCATTGCTCAGAGAAGGGGGTGGCAGTCAGGCCTGTGGATGCCAGGACAGGCTCTGAGCTCCGTTCAGGCAGGTGCCGGGGGCAACAGTCAGAAGTGGGGCCGAAACAAGAGAACGAATTAAGGCACCAGCTGTGAAACAGGTGCACTGGCCTTCCCCCTCCCATCCCCAAAAGGAGAAGTAAATCTGTCAACACAAACTCCCCTGCATGCTCAGTGCTTATTAGAGAAAAGCCATCCAAGAAGAACCTTCCCAGGTTAGACCACTGAGCCCTCTCAGCTTTCCTGGGAACCGCACTGGAGACAACTGTATTAATTGAGGCCAAAGAGGCCAATCAAATTCCACAGTTCACagacagaataatttatattcaagtTATGGGAGGCGGAATCTATACCCCGTTTGCACAGAAGTTTGAAGGCTAACTGAGTACCAATCTGGCATGTAAATGAAGATGTAAATGAGTTTAGCAAACTTCACAGAGGTTGGGGAGTCTATAAATGGGGAACTTCCCTAACTGGACCCAGAAGGATCAGGACGCTCTGAGCAGTCACCCCTGTGCCCACCCTAACCCCTACTTTCACTGGACCCCTGATCTTTGCTCTCTGACCCCAATTTTCCCGGCTTCTTCAGacagattttttcaaaaaattatcccCCTGACCTGACATCTTATTCTGAAgctttgaaacatttaaaaagttagaaaaatgatTCAATAAACTCCTATGATCCCCTCACATAGATGCAGTACCCATGTGCAACATTTGCTATGTTACAGTTTGTGTGTGCACacgttattattgttgttgttatagttgtttttaatctttttttaagagatggggctaTATCtcgctacattggccaggctggtctcaaactcctgggctcaagtgatcctcccacctggcctcccaaagttctgggattacaagcgtgagccacctcacctggcccattGTTATAGTTGTTGTTTATACTGAGCCCTTTGAGAGTAGACTGCCAGACATCTCTTTACCCTTAAATACTTTCATAGGGATCTCTGAGAACAAGAATATTCTCTTCAATAACTTCCATGCCATGATCAAATTCAGGAGATTAGGAGTCATATATTATTGTCCCAATACAGCCCATTGGGATGATTTCGACAGTCATTCCAAGAAGGGCCTTTATAGGACATTCTTTTCCAACACAGAAgcacatgtggtatttagttccAAACATCTCCTAAACCATCTTTTGATACTCACTGTGGCTGTTTTTGTTCTGCTATCCCATCAACTTCTATTTTGAGAACTGGGAGACCATCCCTGTCTCTACAGTTGTTGAAGACAATTTAGGCCCAGGAACCACTGCATAAGGCGGTCCAAACATTGGAGGgctcatgcacacatacacacacacacgcgcgtacatgcatacacatacatgcacacacgcaatcacacacatgcacacacgtactcacaccatgcacacatgcacacatgcacacacatacatgcatacacacatgcacacatgcactcacatgaatgcacacacatactcacaccatgcacacatgcacacacatgcactcacaccatgcacacacatgcactgacacatgcacacacatgcactcatgcacacacatgcacgcacaccatgcacacacatgcacacacatgcactcataccatgcacacatatgcactcaCACACCACAAATATTCTGCCCTGTGAAAGGGGCAGTGTTGGCAATGAATATGCCTTCAATAGGCACTGTCCTCAGCAACTATAAGGCCAACTTACAACATCTGAGAACAACCAAGGTTGGCCTTCAACTTTCAAGCTGAGTGCCCTTCCCCACCTCCAGGTGAGCTAGCCCATCTTGTCTGTGTTGCCAGCAAAAGTACAATATTTGTATAGAACAGTAATTACTTGCCTCTTactgctgttttaaaaaaatgccctaaacttagtggcttaaaacacatgaatttgagccaggcacagtggctcacacctgtaatcccaacactttgggaggctgaggcaggaggatcacttgagaagaggagtttgagaccagcctgagcaacataacaataccccgtctctacaaaaataaataaataaattagctgtagtcccagctagttgggaggctgaggcaggacgatcacttgagcaagggagatcaaggttgcagtgagccatgattgtgccactgcattcagcctgggcgacagaacaaaaccctgtctcaaaattacttttgcaccaaccaaaaaatatatatatacatatatatatacacacacacatatatacatatatatacatatacacatatatacatatatacacatatatacacatatatatacacatctatacacacatatatatatatatatacatatatatgtttcctCATCTTTTCAAGCTCCTTGAGGTTGTCCAAatttcttggctcatggccccttcctccatcttcaaagccaataGCATAGCATCTTCCAGCCTCTCTCTCTACTTCCAACATCACACCACCTCCTCCAACTCTAACCCTCCTGCCTCCATCTTATAAGTACCCTTGTCCTTAtaagcacagtggcttacgcctgtaattacagcactttgagaggctgaggtgggaggattgcttgagaccaggagtttgagaccagcctggggaacctagtgagactcccatctctacaaaaaaaaaaaaaaaagctaggcgtggtggcacaaacctgtagtcccagctactcaggagactgaggctggaggatcccttgagcccaggaattggagactgcagtgagctataatggcaccactgccctccagcttgggtgacagagcgagacactatTTCTGAAAAAACATGGGTTAGAATCATGGGTTGGAAGGCTACCTATTGGGTTctatgctcactacctaggtgatgggatcattcatacaccAAGCCTCAgcgacatgcaatttacccatgtaaaacCCCACACATGTACCTCCttgaacctaaagtaaaagtggagaaaaatgtattaattaattcaattaaaaattaaaattaagaggaaaaagaCCCCTGTGATAACATCAGGCCAAACCAGGTAATGCAGAATAATCCTCCCATCTCTAGAGACTTAACCACATGTGCTTCAGAGGGAGCACAGCTGTGCCAAAACCTGGACTttgaactgctggcctccagaactgggagagaataaacttctgttgttttaagccacctagttgtGGTcacttgttatggcagcctttGGAAACCAACACACCCGCACATGGCGTGTTTAACGCAGGCTGATACAACCTTAAGAAAGGAATGGATGTGGTCATCAGCAATCTCCAATACCTACAGCAAATGGGAAGACAGGGAAGGACCAGAGGTGTAGGTAAAGCAAAAAGCCACAGGTCATTAGAAAGTGATGCTCCAACTGGGCATGGAAAAGGAGTTTGGAGTTAGGAACATGACAGAGCTGTCTGGACAAGGATCCAGATCTCTCCTAGGGGGAAGGAGGGGCAACTAGGACAGTTTTTGTGTCTGTGGGGGGTCTTGTGTGCCACTCCAAACTCTCAGGTGTGTTCTTGGGATGTATTTGTGCAATgacaaaagacagaaaagatgCCAGCCCACGAGCAGGAGGGCAGTTGGGAGAGACAGGGTAGGGGGCCCAGTACAGGCAGGAAAAGAAGCCTTGGGTGGGCTTACAGGGGCCACTCACACTTggggtcttccttccttccccagcctGCACCACTCTTCACGACCCCAGGCCACCTTCTGGATAAGTTCATCAAGGAGTTTCTCCAGCCCAACAAATTCTTCCTAGAGCAGATTGACAGTACTGTTAACATCATCCGTACATTCCTTAAAGAAAACTGCTTCCGACAATCAACCGCCAAGATCCAGATTGTCCGGGTGAGCACTGGCCTTTCTCATGTCTTGTTGGAATGATGTAATATTGGGCATTCCTGGAAGGGAGGTAAGTGGGCATTGTAGCTCTCCAGGATCCATCTACCTTCAGAAACTTGAGGAAGGGAAGCCAGGAGTTAAGGGAACTAGGACACTAGTTTTCAGGGGGGCTGTGGATAGACTGCCTAGGTCATTAACAACACAACTTTGATTCTGTACTGTTTTTCTTGGAGCTGTTGGCCGTCCTTGGGGCTCTTGGGCCTGGAGACACATCACTCCcgtctctgcctctgtcatcacaCCTTTTCTTCTGTGTCCTcccccttctcttcttttctaagaacacttgtcattggatttagggcccagcCTGATCCAGAATGATCTCATCTCCAGGTCCTTAACTCAGTTACATCTGcgaagaccctttttccaaataagggcaCATCCACAGGCCCCCAGAGCATGTATTTTTAGGGGTCCACCATTGAAACCACTGCAGATTCTAAGGAGCTTAGAATCTCCTTCTCCTTTGAGTGACTGGAGCCCGGCTTGCCCCATCAGCTGAGCTAGAGATTCAGAGGCTTTTGTCATTCTTGTCCGTGGCTCAAAGGCCACGGGGCTGACATGTTTCTCTCTGTTTACTGGTCACATGACCAGATAAACGTGTCCCCGTGGTCacaagaagggaaggaggaaaatgtTATTATGTACGCGTAAACTTCTGCGTTGATGCCAGAACAAATCTGTGCAACTAGAGAAGAGGGGCCTGGGAAATGGCACCAATAGCCCCAGGGCAATGAGTGAACTGTCTCATTGAAGGTCACTGGAGTGAAAACAGGACTGAGTTTCTGATCAGTGTTAGAATTGTCAAAGCCTgtgctttctcctctccttcctgaaACCCCATTCACATGATAGtcagtgaaaaataaaaggtatatgacacatcaaagaagaaaagggagccaTCGGCAGATAAGACATTGCTTTCCATCTTCCTGAAGTTGGTTGAAGGTTTCTCTGCTAAGGCCAGAGGAAGGTGACACCTAGAGATTGTAAGGAAGGGGCTACAGTCTGAGAGGAGCCGCCGAAGCCCACCTCTTAAAGACAAAGGTGGCCTGCATGAATGAAGGGGGCTGGAACAGGGATGAATTGAGGATCTGCATACAGGAAATAGAACACACCCTTTCCTCACCTCCTTAACCCATGTAATCAGGCATTTAATATCCAtggataaaataaacatttttctctacAGAAACTaaatggaggagaaagaggaggaagaggaggagggagggaagggagaagccTCAATGGCAGAGACATAAatagcccacaaagcctaaaatagctACTATCTGGCCCTTTTGCAGAAAGTTTACCAACCCTGTACCTCAATTATGGATATTCACCCAATGATCGCCAGACCTGCAGGAGAAAACACACATCAAAGAACAGATGAGCACCTTCACCATAATTATTGCATTCCACTCGATTTATTTGGTTACAGGAATCCAAATAAAGCTAAATATGTCTTTAGGAAAATCTTTAGGAAATTGACCTGAGAAGCAGGTAACTTGTAACTAGCCCATCAGTTGTTCATGTATAAAAGGCAGGAGAATAATTGCCTTGGGAACTGTATTGTTTAATAACTGCATTATCTATTAGTTTGTAAAAGAAAACCCTTTGCTTTGGACTCAGCCCTCACTGGACCCTAACGCAGAACTTGGCCTTGGAAACAGTGTCAGTTAGCCCAACTGGTGCCAGCCCATGGGGGCACAGGACTCCTCGGTCAAGGAAATTCTGGATCTcaaccttcctttcttccttaggGAGGATCAACCGCCAAAGGCACAGCTCTGAAGACTGGCTCTGATGCCGATCTCATCGTGTTCCATAACTCACTTAAAAGCTACACCTCCCAAAAAAATGAGCGGCACAAAATCGTCAAGGAAATCCATGAACAGCTGAAAGCCTTTtcgagggagaaggaggaggagcttgAAGTCAGCTTTGAGCCTCCCAAGTGGAAGGCTCCCAGGGTGCTGAGCTTCTCTCTGAAATCCAAAGTCCTCAACGAAAGTGTCAGCTTTGATGTGCTTCCTGCCTTTAATGCACTGGGTAAGGCTCCCCAGACCTTAGCTTGGAACTGATGGTGGACAGAAGGTGGAGGGAGAGCCACATGACTTGATTACGGGCTCTGAAAACATGTGCCACTCATGGGTCCCTGGCCCCAGCAAGTGGCATTAGTCATGGCAGTAATACTTCACACTTGTAGACGATTTTGGTCCCATTTCTCTTTTCCAagcatgggggtgcatgcctgtaatcccagtaatcagggagactgaggcaggagaattgcttgaacccgggaggtggaggttgcagtgcgagattgtgccactgcactccagcctgggtaacagagtgagactccgtctgaaaacaaacaaacaaacaaacacacaaacaaaacaagcagTTGGGCTGGGCAtagaggctcacatctgtaatcccagtatcttgggaggccaaggtgggatgattgcttgatccaggagttcgagaccagcctgggcaacatagtgagacttcatcccaaaaataaataaataaataaataaataaataaataataaacaaaattagccaggcatggtggcacacgcctatagtcccagatacccaggaggctgaggtgggaggattgcttgagcccaggagatggaggctgcagtgagctgtgatcatgccactgcactccagtctggggcaacagagcaaaactctgtctcaaaaaagcaaacaacaacaacaacaacaacaacaacaaaaaacaaacaagaagcaGTGCACCAGATTTAGCCCAGGGGGCGGTAGTTCACAAAGTCCAGATCAGTGTCATCCCAGAGATCTTTCTGTGATCATGAAAATGTTCTATGTCTGGGTTCTACAACTACTGAGAGCTTGACATGTGGCTACAGCAACTGAggaactaaatttttaattttcattccctTTAATGAATGTGAGTGCAAATGGCCACATTGGCTGGTGGCTGCTCTGTTAGTTTAAGTCTAGATAATACTTTAATAATACCAGCTGCACCCGTGTAGAACACATAATTTTTACATATCTCATTATTCTGGAGATGCTCCCTATGTCTTAGACATCAGTCTTTTAAATACGCTAATACTATTCAGAGTAATTTCCAAGAATTAAATCATATTTgtcaaaaatgttttggaatcTGTTACTTACTACGTGTATTAAAGCAGGATGTCAATCTCTCCCTCATGCCAGGTCAGCTGAGTTCTGGCTCCACACCCAGCCCCGAGGTTTATGCAGGGCTCATTGATCTGTATAAATCCTCGGACCTCCCGGGAGGAGAGTTTTCTACCTGTTTCACAGTCCTGCAGCGAAACTTCATTCGCTCCCGGCCCACCAAACTAAAGGATTTAATTCGCCTGGTGAAGCACTGGTACAAAGAGGTAAGGACAGTCCTTGTTCTGACCATGGGGTTATTATTTTTACCAGTAAGCCATGAACATTAAGCCCTGTTGCCCACAATCTCCCATGCTGAGGGCTGAGCCACTTTGGAGAATCTGCCCACTGGGTATCTTTACGATGTTCCCATCACTAACCCTATTCATTTGGGTCAGGCGTTGATGGCTTCTGCCCATCAAAGCTGCTACATGTGGTTTACTTTGCCCTCACACTGGCCAAAGAATTCTGCAGGAATCCAAGTGACCTTGCCTACAGAGGGTGGGTGAAAGCTGGGATTCACATGCCCACACGTTGCCAATAGGACTTTTCTGCTTCCCggtgcacatgctctctctcagAAGGCAGGTTGAAGCTGTAGGTGGAACCGGGGCTGCATTTTCTATACCCCCAGCTCACAGGAGCTTGAACAACTGCTCAGCCCCTAAGCCCCTACTACAAGTGATCCTCAGGCAGGTAACCCCAGATTCAcgcactgtagggtgctgagcaGCATCCCTAGTCTCTACCCAGTTTCCCCTCACTTGcacacaaagtagcttctgaatATACTCATGACAGTAAACATCAAGCACGATATCAGCTCTTCCTGAGACGCCTCCTTTCTGTGTCCAGCTCCCTGAAATGTGAAACCAAGACCAAACTCTGTAGTTTTCATCCCAGAAAATCAGAGAGCTGGCATGGCGTGTCAGAAGACTTGGGGCTGTGGCGTGACCTTGAGTGAGTCACTCCACTTCCCGCAGCCTCAAAGTCTTCATCTAAAATGCAGGTCATGCTGCCTGCGTTGTGGGGAAGATTAGGAATGATGTGGGTAAATGCCTGGGCCCATAGCTGGCATGCAGTGGGTTTCTAGTAAACTGTAGCTATATTATTGTCCTAGGAAGGCATATATGGTCAAAAGCACAACAAAGAAACTCAGGTGTGCTGCTGCCAGGTGGACTCCTGTAAGCTGTACAGTTTAGACATCCAAGCTGCAGAGTGTgagcacaccagcatgacactGTGACTCAGTTGCCTTGCTGTGGTCCCTGTGCGGCTCTCACTGAGCTCCTAGGCTAACCAGTTCGTCTGATGTTCCCACTCTTACCTAGTGTGAAAGGAAACTGAAGCCAAAGGGGTCTTTGCCCCCAAAGTATGCCTTGGAGCTGCTCACCATCTATGCCTGGGAGCAGGGGAGTGGAGTGCCGGATTTTGACACTGCAGAAGGTTTCCGGACAGTCCTGGAGCTGGTCACACAATATCAGCAGCTCTGCATCTTCTGGAAGGTCAATTACAACTTTGAAGATGAGACCGTGAGGAAGTTTCTACTGAGCCAGTTGCAGAAAACCAGGTGCCCTCACCCTAGCCCCGTACTTTTGTTAACCTGATTCCCTTGAACACTATCTCAGCAACCTGGATTTTCCTCTGCTGGGGTCGCGATTCATTCCTTGCATGATGGGGGAAAGTGCTAGCCAACAGAACCTGTCACAGTCTCCAGGGATAAAACCTAGGAGGGGCAGGAGAAAATGCTGTtcagaaaaaatagagaaggaaggTTCAAGATACCACGTCCCTGAGCTGCTTTCATCTAAGAGGTGTTAGAGTTGGAAGCGTGTCCCTAAGAATTAACGCTATCATTCACGGGCCGATTTATCCTGCAGGGTTTTTATTGGGTTAGGGTTTATCTACTCTTTCAGACCTTCAAGAATAGTAAGAAATCATATCCATCTGCTTAGGGCCACCAGCAAGGGACAAAAACAATGGAAaccagaggaaaggaaagagagaaaataaaggagCATTGAAAAAGAATAGAGGAGAAGTAAGAGAGAAGGAGACCCCCGGTGGGTTGCCTACCCTGGGTTCTTGGCAACATTGTATTTGATTAAACTATGTATCATATTTTAGCTGACATAGCAAGGAGGAGATATTTAGATTATGCCTTCATTATGCCTTCATGAGTATAGCAGTTAACAGCTTTCAAAACACTTTTGGCAAATACAATGTAATTCTAGgaagttgcttttgtttttgtttttgtgtttttgtttttgagacagagcctcactctgtcacccaggctggagtgcagtggcacaatctcagctcactgcaacctctgcctcccgggttcaagctggttctcctgcctcagcctccgaagtagctgggactacaggtgcgcaccaccacacccagctaatttttgtatttttagtagagatggggtttctggatgttggccaggatgttctcgaactcctggccctcaagtgatcctcccacttcagcctcccaaagtgctgggattacaggcatgagccactgcacgcggCCTCTAGAAAGTTACTTTGAACCCTACTAGTAAATTTGAGTTGCTGACATCTAAGCTGTAAGAACACATTGTCTTATTGCTGAAAGTATTATAGGATGGACCCCAAATTCTGAAGTCACTGGGTTTTGGAATCTCCTAATGCCTTCTAACCTCTCATTCAGGCCTGTGATCTTGGACCCAGCCGAACCCACAGGTGACGTGGGTGGAGGGGACCGTTGGTGTTGGCATCTTCTGGCAAAAGAAGCAAAGGAATGGTTATCCTCTCCCTGCTTCAAGGATGGGACTGGAAACCCAATACCACCTTGGAAAGTGCCGGTAAAAGTCATCTAAAGGAGGCGTTGTCTGGAAATAGCCCTGTAACAGGCTTGAATCAAAGAACTTCTCCTACTGTAGCAACCTGAAATTAACTCAGACACAAATAAAGGAAACCCAGCTCACAGGAGCTTAAACAGCTGGTCAGCCCCCTAAGCCCCCACTACAAGTGATCCTCAGGCAGGTAACCCCAGATTCATGCACTGCAGGGTGCTGCGCAGCATCCCTAGTCTCTACCCAGTAGATGCCACTAGCCCTCCTCTCCCAGTGACAACCAAAAGTCTTCAGACATTGTCAAACGTTCCCCTGGGTTCACAGATCTTTCTGCCTTTGGCTTTTGGCTCCACCCTCTTTAGCTGTTAATTTGAGTACTTATGGCCCTGAAAGCAGCCACGGTGCCTCCAGATGGCAGGTTCACGATCCaagcaggaagaaggaaaagatacCCAAAGGTCAAGAACACAGTGATTTTATTAGAAGCTTCATCcgcaaattttcttccatttcattgCTCAGAAATGTCATGTGGTTACCTATAACTTGAAGGTGGCTACAAAGATGACTGTGGAGGTGGGTTGCACTGGCCACCCAAGGATGTCTGCCACACCTCTCCAAAGCCCTCCCTACCTACCAAGATATACCTGATATATTCCACCAGGATATCCTCCCTCCGGATATACTTGGTTCTCTCCACCAGGTTCTTTCTTTAAAGCAGGATTTCTCAACTTTGATACTTACTCACATTTGGGGCTAGACAGTTCTTTGTTTGGAggctgtcttgtgcattgtaggatgttgagcagcatctctggcctctacccactagatgccaccCAGTTGTGACAATTAAAAGTGTCTTGAGATTTTATCATGTGTCTTCTGCCCTAGGTGAGAACCCTAGCAGTAGAGGAACCCTACACCCCAACCCTGGGTGGAATGTAGGGAAGAGGTGGCCAAGCCAACCGTGGGGTTAGCTCTAATTATTAAGATATGcattataaataaataccaaaaaattgtCTCTGGCAATAGTTACCTTCCCAGATACAGGTCCCCCCTTTTTTCCCCTAACTCTTTTAAGCAATGATTGTAACTATTAGGAGACATTGCTCTCCcacatatgtttttctttttagacaatgCAGACACCAGGAAGTTGTGGAGCTAGGATCCATCCTATTGTCAATGAGATGTTCTCATCCAGAAGCCATAGAATCCTGAATAATAATTCTAAAAGAAACTTCTAGAGGTCGTCTGGCAATCGCTTTTAAAGACTCGGCTCACCATGAGAAAGAGTCACTCACATCCATTCCTCCCTTGATGGTCCCTATTCCTCCTTCCCTTGCTTCTTGGACTTCTTGAAATCAATCAAGACTGCAAACCCTTTCATAAAGTCTTGCCTTGCTGAACTCCCTCTCTGCAGGCAGCCTGCCTTTAAAAATAGTTGCTGTCATCCACTTTATGTGCATCATATTTCTGtcaacttgtattttttttcttgtatttttccaATTAGctcctcctttttccttccaGTCTAAAAAAGGAATCCTCTGTGTCTTCAAAGCAAAGCTCTTTACTTGCCCCTTGGTTCTCATAACTCTGTGATCTTGCTCTCTGTGCTTCCAACTCATCCACGTCCTGTCTGTTTCCTCTGTATACAAAACCCTTCCTGCCCCTGCTGACACAGACATCCTCTATGCCAGCAGCCAGCCAACCCTTTCATTAGAACTTCAAGTTCTCCAAAGGCTCAGATTATAACTGTTGCCATATTTATGTGAGGCTGTTGTCTTTTCCTTCTGAGCCTGCCTTTCTCCCCCCGCCCAGGAG
The Gorilla gorilla gorilla isolate KB3781 chromosome 10, NHGRI_mGorGor1-v2.1_pri, whole genome shotgun sequence genome window above contains:
- the OAS2 gene encoding 2'-5'-oligoadenylate synthase 2; translated protein: MGNGESQLSSVPAQKLGWFIQEYLKPYEECQTLIDEMVNTICDVLQEPEQFPPVQGVAIGGSYGRKTVLRGNSDGTLVLFFSDLKQFQDQKRSQRDILDKTGDKLKFCLFTKWMKNNFEIQKSLDGFTIQVFTKNQRISFEVLAAFNALSLNDNPSPWIYRELKRSLDKTNASPGEFAVCFTELQQKFFDNRPGKLKDLILLIKHWHQQCQKKIKDLPSLSPYALELLTVYAWEQGCRKDNFDIAEGVRTVLELIKCQEQLCIYWMVNYNFEDETIRNILLHQLQSARPVILDPVDPTNNVSGDKICWQWLKKEAQTWLTSPNLDNELPAPSWNVLPAPLFTTPGHLLDKFIKEFLQPNKFFLEQIDSTVNIIRTFLKENCFRQSTAKIQIVRGGSTAKGTALKTGSDADLIVFHNSLKSYTSQKNERHKIVKEIHEQLKAFSREKEEELEVSFEPPKWKAPRVLSFSLKSKVLNESVSFDVLPAFNALGQLSSGSTPSPEVYAGLIDLYKSSDLPGGEFSTCFTVLQRNFIRSRPTKLKDLIRLVKHWYKECERKLKPKGSLPPKYALELLTIYAWEQGSGVPDFDTAEGFRTVLELVTQYQQLCIFWKVNYNFEDETVRKFLLSQLQKTRPVILDPAEPTGDVGGGDRWCWHLLAKEAKEWLSSPCFKDGTGNPIPPWKVPVKVI